One Spiroplasma endosymbiont of Nebria brevicollis DNA window includes the following coding sequences:
- the gatB gene encoding Asp-tRNA(Asn)/Glu-tRNA(Gln) amidotransferase subunit GatB: MNNYDIVMGIEIHCELKTKTKCFSSAPNTFGEKPNSQTSAIDCGFPGTLPAINQAVIVNAIQTCSGLNMNIDTLVRFDRKNYFYPDLPKGYQITQFYHPIGRNGYLKILVDEQPFTVEFERLHIEEDTAKQTHHNGETLLDYNRAGIPLLEIVTKPVFTTSNQVVAYINALRRLLIHLKVSDVKMNEGSLRCDINISLKAAGNETLGTKVEIKNLNSTNNIALAIQDEIFRQSQILNNNQKVLLETRRFDEKSGKTILMRSKENNIDYKYFPEPNIFPIQLDEKWVKTIIKNLPELPKDLEERLEKQYKLNKTDINILIDKIEILNMFEETVKINNLPIPTVKCLLGLVQAYCNSNNINIDDTKLTPDNLSELVVLINNQKINDKQSKELLTIIMTNNEKTPNNLVKSLNMTLVSDEQSLTDILLPLITEYESTTILYEDKPERVMKFFMGQLMKITKGSANPQIAQEILKKLLDNYKQ; encoded by the coding sequence ATGAATAATTATGATATTGTGATGGGGATTGAAATCCATTGTGAATTAAAAACTAAAACTAAATGCTTTTCTAGTGCACCTAATACTTTTGGTGAAAAACCAAATAGTCAAACTAGTGCGATTGATTGTGGATTTCCAGGCACTTTACCTGCTATTAATCAAGCAGTTATTGTTAATGCTATTCAAACTTGTAGTGGCTTAAATATGAACATTGATACGCTTGTCCGTTTTGATCGTAAAAATTATTTTTATCCTGATTTACCTAAAGGTTATCAAATCACGCAATTTTATCATCCCATTGGTCGTAATGGTTATTTAAAAATCTTAGTTGATGAACAACCATTTACGGTTGAATTTGAACGCTTACACATTGAAGAAGATACTGCTAAACAAACTCATCACAACGGAGAAACTTTGTTAGATTATAATCGTGCCGGGATTCCCTTATTGGAAATTGTTACGAAACCTGTTTTTACTACTAGTAATCAAGTCGTAGCTTACATTAATGCCTTACGAAGATTACTAATTCATCTCAAAGTTAGTGACGTGAAAATGAATGAAGGTTCATTACGTTGTGATATAAATATTTCCTTAAAAGCAGCAGGTAATGAAACCTTAGGAACCAAAGTGGAAATTAAAAATTTAAATTCAACTAATAATATTGCCTTAGCAATTCAAGATGAAATTTTTCGTCAAAGTCAAATCTTAAATAACAATCAAAAAGTATTATTAGAAACGAGAAGATTTGATGAAAAAAGTGGAAAAACGATTTTAATGCGTAGTAAAGAAAACAATATTGATTATAAATACTTTCCTGAACCTAATATTTTCCCCATTCAATTAGATGAAAAATGAGTGAAAACAATTATTAAGAATTTGCCTGAGTTACCAAAAGATTTAGAAGAACGGTTAGAAAAACAATACAAGTTAAACAAAACTGATATTAATATTCTAATTGATAAAATAGAAATCTTAAATATGTTCGAAGAGACTGTTAAAATAAATAATTTACCAATCCCAACTGTTAAATGTTTATTAGGTTTAGTACAAGCTTATTGTAATAGTAATAATATTAATATTGACGATACTAAATTAACTCCTGATAATTTATCAGAATTAGTTGTATTAATTAATAATCAAAAAATTAATGATAAACAAAGTAAAGAATTGTTAACTATCATTATGACTAATAATGAAAAAACTCCTAATAATTTAGTTAAATCATTAAATATGACACTAGTTAGTGATGAACAATCTTTAACTGACATTTTATTGCCACTAATAACAGAATATGAAAGTACTACGATTTTATATGAAGATAAACCAGAACGAGTTATGAAATTTTTTATGGGACAATTAATGAAAATTACTAAAGGTAGTGCTAATCCGCAAATTGCTCAAGAAATTTTAAAAAAATTACTCGATAATTATAAACAATAA
- a CDS encoding amidase family protein has product MKINYHQLSIRQLHEMLMNEVITPIQLVTSVYKRLEKWKNLNGVVTSLAPQAIKHAKELTQTSMDKSNLLMGIPFVMKDNIATIDNLTTGSSKILANFIPNYDSTVNKYLTKANAINIAKTALDELGMGGDGLYAATGHVLNPWNPEHITGGSSSGSAALVAAGIVPFALGTDTGDSIRKPAAYCGITGFKPTYGLISRNGVFPYAPSLDTVGVFTNHVEDVAIVLDNLVHHDIKDFTSVHSMKKDYVKNLNPNMQNKNIAILNYDSYQWTPDIKQAFDDAVNNLITDGAKINKINFDEQLLQALLPVYMIISFAEATSCHANLTGINFGIREAGADYSQVMTNSRTAGFGDMVKRRYIIGAYALSASHQEELFNKAKKVRRLVVEALTQIFKKYDAFIVMPTITSAPTIKDVLEQKKVISPKHDYLEDLLLLSNLNGGPSITIPLTTVNNLPIGININAAPFDDQTALDIAQFLSNYINFNNKMLGDENE; this is encoded by the coding sequence ATGAAAATTAATTACCACCAATTGTCAATCCGACAACTACACGAAATGTTAATGAATGAGGTTATAACACCAATTCAACTTGTAACTTCAGTTTATAAACGTTTAGAAAAATGAAAAAATTTAAATGGTGTTGTTACTTCTTTAGCACCACAAGCCATTAAACACGCTAAAGAACTAACCCAAACATCCATGGATAAGAGCAATTTACTAATGGGAATCCCATTTGTTATGAAAGATAATATTGCTACCATTGATAATTTAACAACTGGTTCTTCAAAAATTCTTGCTAATTTCATCCCCAATTATGATAGTACTGTTAATAAATATTTAACTAAAGCCAATGCCATTAATATTGCTAAAACTGCTTTAGATGAATTAGGAATGGGTGGTGATGGCCTATATGCAGCCACAGGGCATGTTCTTAACCCTTGAAATCCAGAACACATTACAGGTGGTAGTTCTAGTGGTAGTGCAGCGCTTGTCGCTGCTGGGATTGTTCCATTTGCGCTAGGAACTGATACTGGTGATTCGATACGCAAACCCGCTGCTTATTGTGGTATTACTGGTTTTAAACCAACTTATGGTTTAATTTCCCGTAATGGTGTTTTTCCCTATGCTCCTAGTTTAGATACCGTTGGTGTCTTTACCAATCATGTCGAAGATGTAGCCATTGTTTTAGATAATCTTGTCCACCATGACATTAAAGACTTTACTAGTGTCCATAGTATGAAAAAAGATTATGTTAAAAACTTAAATCCAAACATGCAAAATAAAAATATCGCCATTTTAAATTATGATAGTTATCAATGAACTCCTGACATAAAACAAGCATTTGATGATGCAGTTAATAATTTAATTACCGATGGTGCTAAAATTAACAAAATTAATTTTGATGAACAATTACTACAAGCACTATTGCCAGTTTACATGATTATTTCCTTTGCTGAAGCGACAAGTTGTCATGCTAATTTAACAGGAATTAACTTTGGAATCCGAGAAGCAGGAGCAGATTATTCACAAGTAATGACAAATTCGCGAACTGCTGGTTTTGGCGATATGGTTAAAAGACGTTATATTATTGGTGCTTATGCATTGTCGGCAAGTCATCAAGAAGAATTATTTAACAAAGCCAAAAAAGTAAGAAGATTGGTCGTTGAAGCATTAACACAAATCTTTAAAAAATATGATGCCTTTATCGTAATGCCTACGATTACTAGTGCTCCAACAATTAAAGATGTTCTAGAGCAAAAAAAAGTTATTAGTCCCAAACACGACTATTTAGAAGACTTATTATTGTTATCTAATCTAAATGGTGGCCCAAGTATTACCATTCCTTTAACAACTGTTAATAATTTACCAATTGGTATTAATATTAACGCTGCACCTTTTGATGACCAAACAGCACTTGATATTGCTCAGTTTTTAAGTAACTATATTAATTTTAATAATAAAATGTTAGGTGATGAAAATGAATAA
- the gatC gene encoding Asp-tRNA(Asn)/Glu-tRNA(Gln) amidotransferase subunit GatC, which translates to MPKATTLTAEMIHHLAKELMFDISDEQCANLLLEFKAIAEQMKIVTEIDTDNIEPLDYPLSIVNSYLRPDVARIPFSSKTVLEVAPQVSNDYVVINQVINHEN; encoded by the coding sequence ATGCCTAAAGCAACAACCCTGACCGCTGAGATGATTCATCACCTTGCCAAAGAACTAATGTTTGACATTAGTGATGAACAATGTGCCAATTTATTATTAGAATTTAAAGCCATTGCAGAACAAATGAAAATAGTTACAGAAATAGATACTGACAATATTGAACCTTTAGATTACCCACTATCTATTGTTAATTCATATTTACGTCCTGATGTTGCTAGAATACCATTTTCTAGTAAAACAGTATTAGAAGTCGCTCCCCAAGTAAGTAATGATTATGTTGTTATTAATCAGGTGATTAACCATGAAAATTAA
- the ligA gene encoding NAD-dependent DNA ligase LigA translates to MTTNNTKDIKQEILILRTLIKQWNYEYHVLDTPTVTDAIYDSTYKRLVTLETQYPQFLTTDSPTQTVGGKTNSTLPKIIHQTPMLSLANAFNYQDLIKFDQKIKKILSQDQIQYVCELKIDGLSIAVAYIHGQLKTGASRGDGTSGEDITSNILTIQNIPHTLPTKNNLEVRGEVYLSKEEFKRINTNQQQQNLPLFANPRNAAAGTIRQLDTSIVNSRNLNAFLYYYVNAVNDNIKTHHQALQTLQKYGFNVNDHYQLCNNIDEVWTYVQKFEQLRTNLSYEIDGIVIKLNDLSSYDLLGRTNKAPKWAIAYKFPAVTSVTKLLDIFPTVGRTGKITYNAKLEPVLIAGTTVTFATLHNSDYITTRDLRINDLVSVKKAGDIIPEVISAIIEQRTTKSIAFTKATNCPDCHSVLEQVPPEVDQFCINSDCKERILKSLIHFCSRDAMDIMGLNEKILQRFLELKWIKTISDIYKLVNLRQEILSLARFGEKSFTNLATNILNSKRNSLERLLFSLGIRHVGQKTATALAKKYLTLENIMQASYADLENTNDIGTTIATSLIDYFANPINIQLINNLQTLNLNFNYLGKQHSQILAGKTFVLTGTLSKSRNEFVTLLDNYGAKITNSISNNTSYLIVGENPGNKLAQAQKLNVKIINEEQLQIILKEVSKNA, encoded by the coding sequence ATGACTACTAATAATACCAAAGATATCAAACAAGAAATTCTAATACTAAGAACACTAATCAAACAATGAAACTATGAATACCATGTTTTAGATACCCCTACTGTCACTGATGCCATTTACGATAGTACTTATAAACGACTAGTAACCCTAGAAACCCAATACCCACAATTTCTAACTACTGACTCACCAACACAAACCGTTGGTGGTAAAACTAACTCAACATTACCTAAAATTATTCACCAAACACCCATGCTTAGTTTAGCCAATGCTTTTAATTACCAAGACTTAATAAAATTTGACCAAAAAATTAAAAAAATCTTATCACAAGACCAAATACAATACGTTTGTGAACTGAAAATTGATGGTCTTTCAATTGCCGTTGCATATATTCATGGTCAACTTAAAACCGGCGCGAGCCGTGGTGACGGCACATCTGGTGAAGACATTACTAGTAACATCCTAACAATTCAAAATATTCCCCATACCCTTCCTACTAAAAATAATTTAGAAGTTCGTGGCGAAGTTTATTTAAGTAAAGAAGAATTTAAACGAATTAATACTAATCAACAACAACAAAACCTACCACTATTTGCTAATCCTCGCAATGCTGCTGCTGGTACTATTCGTCAGTTAGATACTAGTATTGTTAATTCTCGTAATCTGAATGCCTTTCTTTACTACTATGTTAATGCCGTTAATGATAATATTAAAACTCACCACCAAGCATTACAAACTTTACAAAAATATGGCTTTAATGTCAATGACCATTATCAGCTATGTAATAATATTGATGAAGTGTGAACATATGTCCAAAAATTTGAGCAACTAAGAACTAACTTGTCCTATGAAATTGACGGAATTGTGATTAAACTTAATGATTTGAGTAGTTATGATTTACTAGGACGTACTAATAAAGCACCTAAGTGAGCGATCGCTTACAAATTCCCTGCTGTAACTAGTGTCACGAAACTATTAGACATTTTTCCAACTGTCGGTAGAACTGGCAAAATTACTTACAATGCTAAATTAGAACCAGTCTTGATTGCTGGAACAACCGTTACCTTTGCTACTTTGCATAATAGTGATTACATTACAACTCGTGATTTACGGATTAATGACTTAGTTAGTGTCAAAAAAGCTGGTGATATCATTCCCGAAGTCATTTCTGCTATTATTGAACAACGGACAACGAAAAGTATTGCTTTTACCAAAGCTACTAATTGCCCTGATTGCCACAGTGTTTTAGAACAAGTGCCACCCGAAGTTGACCAATTTTGCATTAATAGTGATTGTAAAGAACGTATTTTAAAATCATTAATCCATTTTTGTAGTCGTGATGCCATGGATATTATGGGTTTAAATGAAAAAATCTTACAACGTTTTTTAGAACTAAAATGAATTAAAACTATTAGTGATATTTATAAATTAGTTAATTTAAGACAAGAAATTTTATCACTAGCACGCTTCGGTGAAAAATCATTTACTAACCTGGCAACTAATATTCTTAATTCCAAGCGAAATTCCTTAGAACGCTTATTATTTAGTTTAGGTATTCGTCACGTTGGTCAAAAAACTGCTACTGCTTTAGCAAAAAAATATTTAACTTTAGAAAATATTATGCAAGCATCTTATGCTGACCTAGAAAATACCAATGACATTGGTACAACCATTGCTACTAGTTTAATTGATTATTTTGCAAATCCGATCAATATTCAATTAATTAATAATTTGCAAACTTTAAATCTCAACTTTAATTACTTAGGCAAACAACATTCGCAAATTCTTGCTGGTAAAACCTTCGTTTTAACTGGTACCTTATCAAAAAGTCGTAATGAATTTGTTACTTTACTAGATAATTATGGCGCTAAAATTACTAATAGTATTAGTAATAACACTAGTTATTTAATTGTTGGTGAAAATCCTGGTAATAAATTAGCACAAGCACAGAAACTTAATGTTAAAATTATTAATGAAGAACAATTACAAATCATATTGAAAGAGGTGTCAAAAAATGCCTAA
- a CDS encoding IS3 family transposase, whose amino-acid sequence MSVDNNTDLYKNETIKEKKYLEISTKGKCQAISQLQTKNPVNYLCKLLKVSKSGYYKWLNNGMKQFNKWIPFIANIIKSTFYAFKEIYGYNMICCWIKKIYKLNIQPHIVYRCMKNMGLKSKIRTKKFDYRLKSGSLRYDNLLDRNFATMKTEFLYQIPRKKRTIEWIKENLPKYIYFYNNHRPQPKLKGMSPIEYRLAHSQTNIKFIPMKLDLM is encoded by the coding sequence ATGTCTGTGGACAACAATACAGATCTATATAAAAATGAAACGATTAAAGAAAAAAAGTATTTAGAGATATCGACAAAGGGAAAGTGCCAGGCGATATCTCAATTACAAACAAAAAATCCAGTTAATTATCTTTGTAAATTATTAAAAGTTTCAAAATCTGGTTATTATAAATGACTTAACAATGGTATGAAACAGTTTAATAAATGGATTCCATTTATTGCTAATATAATTAAAAGTACATTTTATGCGTTCAAAGAAATTTATGGTTATAACATGATTTGTTGTTGAATAAAGAAAATTTATAAGTTAAACATACAACCACATATTGTTTATAGGTGTATGAAAAATATGGGTTTAAAATCCAAAATTAGAACAAAGAAGTTTGATTATAGGTTAAAATCTGGCAGTTTAAGATATGATAATTTATTAGACCGTAATTTTGCAACTATGAAAACTGAATTCTTATATCAGATTCCAAGAAAAAAACGAACTATTGAATGAATTAAAGAAAATTTACCTAAGTATATTTATTTTTACAACAATCATCGACCACAACCAAAATTAAAAGGAATGAGTCCAATTGAATATCGATTAGCTCATTCCCAAACAAATATTAAGTTTATTCCTATGAAATTAGATTTAATGTAA